Proteins encoded in a region of the Mycolicibacterium chitae genome:
- a CDS encoding TetR/AcrR family transcriptional regulator: MAVGRPREFDPDQVEDAAMKLFWAHGFDGVSISDVAAATGVNRRGIYAEFGSKEKLYERAVQRYLAGPGGYLVPALTLPTAREVVEAMVHGAADAVSSDPHGCLTVDDGPGLADIREAAVHRLAERFDAAVADGELPGVDTLVLARWIAAICQGIAVQARSGADRAELHGVADAALAGWPGAGRV; encoded by the coding sequence ATGGCGGTGGGGCGGCCGCGGGAGTTCGACCCCGATCAGGTCGAGGACGCGGCGATGAAACTGTTCTGGGCGCATGGCTTCGACGGCGTCTCGATCTCCGATGTCGCCGCGGCGACCGGGGTGAACCGCCGCGGCATCTACGCCGAGTTCGGCTCGAAGGAGAAGCTCTACGAACGAGCCGTCCAGCGTTACCTCGCCGGCCCGGGCGGCTACCTGGTTCCGGCGCTCACGTTGCCGACGGCGCGCGAGGTGGTCGAAGCGATGGTGCACGGTGCGGCCGACGCGGTCAGCAGCGACCCGCACGGGTGCCTGACCGTCGATGACGGGCCGGGCCTGGCCGATATTCGCGAGGCCGCGGTACATCGGCTCGCTGAACGATTCGACGCTGCGGTGGCAGATGGCGAACTGCCCGGAGTTGACACCTTGGTGCTCGCGCGCTGGATCGCCGCGATTTGTCAGGGGATCGCCGTCCAAGCGCGCAGCGGGGCCGACCGCGCCGAGCTACACGGTGTCGCCGACGCCGCATTGGCCGGCTGGCCGGGTGCCGGCCGGGTATAA
- a CDS encoding SRPBCC family protein — MPVIDAKHDIDNLTLTITAHFAAPVQRIWQIYADPRQLEKIWGPPTFPATVVQHDLTAGSRTTYYMTGPDGEKYGGYWDVTAVDEPNSFAFDDGFADADLNPDPSMPVSKCVYTFAEHDGGTHATYASTFASAEALQQVLDMGVVEGSTSAINQIDALLAA, encoded by the coding sequence ATGCCTGTCATCGACGCCAAGCACGACATCGACAACCTGACGCTAACCATCACCGCGCACTTCGCGGCGCCGGTGCAACGAATCTGGCAGATCTACGCCGACCCGCGCCAGCTGGAGAAGATCTGGGGCCCACCCACCTTCCCGGCGACCGTGGTCCAACACGACCTCACCGCCGGCAGCCGCACCACGTACTACATGACCGGTCCCGACGGCGAGAAGTACGGGGGCTACTGGGATGTCACCGCGGTGGACGAACCGAACAGCTTCGCCTTCGACGACGGGTTCGCCGACGCGGATCTGAACCCGGACCCGTCGATGCCGGTGTCCAAGTGCGTCTACACCTTCGCCGAACACGACGGCGGCACCCACGCCACCTACGCCAGCACCTTCGCCTCCGCCGAGGCGCTGCAGCAGGTCCTGGATATGGGTGTGGTCGAGGGATCGACGTCGGCGATCAACCAGATCGACGCGCTACTGGCCGCCTGA
- a CDS encoding DUF6480 family protein, giving the protein MTAQPPDPDPATTPDLEPGGGVSPGATPPDSGQTSGLAEPEPRPRRRYTATQIVTLIAVVLFVLVFVAAAVGMIMNMAS; this is encoded by the coding sequence ATGACCGCCCAGCCCCCGGACCCCGATCCCGCGACCACGCCCGACCTGGAGCCCGGTGGTGGCGTCTCCCCCGGTGCGACGCCGCCGGACTCGGGCCAGACGTCAGGTTTGGCGGAGCCGGAACCGCGACCCCGGCGTCGTTACACGGCCACACAAATCGTGACGCTGATCGCGGTCGTGCTCTTTGTCCTCGTCTTCGTCGCGGCGGCAGTGGGCATGATCATGAACATGGCTTCCTGA
- a CDS encoding alanine/glycine:cation symporter family protein, with translation MTAFDDILGNISSFIWGPWLLIPLLLLTGLYLTVLLRGIQVRRFRLAFWLAFIRRKDLGAEGDISHYQALSTALAATVGVGNIAGVATAIALGGPGAVFWMWFTGMVGMATKYSEAFLGVRFRRTDAAGEQSGGPMHYLRQGIKGRLGVILGGFFAVAGALAAFGIGNMTQANTVAANVNEEWGVAAPITGAVIVVLAAAVILGGIKSIGRVTSLFVPVMIVIYIVGAAAVLAFNIGEVPAALATIFSDAFTGTSATGGFAGAAVAAAIRYGVARGIFSNESGLGTGGIAAAAAKTTHPVRQALVSMTQTFIDTLVVVSFTALTIVVTGVWKEAGPDEAASFTARAFAQGLPGTWGSVIVTLSVIFFAFSTLLGWSYYGERCVEYLFGRRAVFPYRIVFILVIYIGATTALQTVWTFSDVMNGLMALPNLVGLIILSPLVYRETRAYFRGEEHAADMQARQH, from the coding sequence ATGACAGCTTTCGACGACATCCTGGGCAACATCAGTTCCTTCATCTGGGGTCCCTGGCTGCTCATCCCGCTGTTGCTGCTGACCGGCCTCTATCTGACCGTGCTGTTGCGCGGCATCCAGGTCCGCCGGTTCCGGTTGGCGTTCTGGCTGGCATTCATCCGCCGCAAGGACCTCGGCGCCGAGGGTGACATCTCGCATTACCAGGCACTGTCGACCGCTCTTGCGGCGACCGTGGGTGTCGGCAACATCGCCGGTGTCGCGACGGCGATCGCCCTCGGCGGGCCCGGCGCGGTGTTCTGGATGTGGTTCACCGGGATGGTCGGCATGGCCACCAAGTACAGCGAGGCCTTTCTCGGCGTCCGGTTCCGCCGCACCGACGCCGCCGGCGAACAGTCCGGCGGCCCGATGCACTACCTACGGCAAGGCATCAAGGGCCGGCTGGGCGTGATCCTCGGCGGCTTCTTCGCCGTCGCGGGAGCGCTGGCCGCCTTCGGCATCGGCAACATGACGCAGGCGAACACCGTCGCGGCCAACGTCAACGAGGAATGGGGGGTGGCCGCGCCGATCACCGGTGCGGTGATCGTGGTGCTGGCCGCCGCGGTGATCCTGGGCGGCATCAAGAGCATCGGTCGGGTCACCAGCCTGTTCGTCCCGGTGATGATCGTCATCTACATCGTCGGTGCGGCCGCCGTACTCGCATTCAACATCGGCGAGGTGCCCGCAGCGCTGGCCACCATCTTCAGCGACGCCTTCACCGGCACGTCGGCCACCGGAGGCTTCGCGGGGGCGGCCGTCGCCGCCGCGATCCGCTACGGCGTCGCGCGCGGCATCTTCTCCAACGAGTCGGGCCTGGGCACCGGCGGTATCGCCGCCGCCGCGGCGAAGACCACCCATCCGGTCCGGCAGGCGCTGGTGTCCATGACCCAGACGTTCATCGACACCCTCGTCGTGGTGAGCTTCACCGCGCTGACGATCGTGGTCACCGGTGTGTGGAAGGAAGCCGGACCCGACGAGGCCGCCAGTTTCACCGCCCGGGCCTTCGCGCAGGGCCTGCCCGGGACGTGGGGCAGCGTGATCGTCACCCTCAGCGTCATCTTCTTCGCGTTCTCGACCCTGCTGGGGTGGTCCTACTACGGCGAACGCTGCGTCGAGTACCTGTTCGGCCGCAGGGCGGTGTTCCCGTACCGGATCGTGTTCATCCTCGTGATCTACATCGGCGCCACCACCGCGCTGCAGACGGTGTGGACCTTCTCCGACGTCATGAACGGGCTGATGGCGCTGCCGAACCTCGTCGGTCTGATCATCTTGTCCCCCTTGGTGTACCGGGAGACCCGGGCCTACTTCAGGGGTGAGGAGCACGCGGCGGACATGCAGGCGCGCCAGCACTGA
- a CDS encoding NAD(P)-binding domain-containing protein has product MDPVDVLVIGAGQAGLSAAYHLQRRGFVPVRRASAGDRTFVVLDAEEAAGGAWQHRWPSLKMGSVNGIYELPDYAVPSADPQDPSREVLPAYFAAYEQRFALDVRRPVRVRAVRRSTPDDDAEDRLIVETDGGTWAARYVINATGTWTRPFRPHYPGAADFRGRQLHVQEYVSAEEFAGQRVVIVGAGVSALQLLDEVSVVTDTFWVTRSEPVWEDDLSPEKLSAAVAGVEERVRQGLPPTSIVRVTGMHRGPWVQRAEERGALVRHPMFTRIEERGVRMPDGSFEPADVILWATGFRAAVKHLAPLRLRTPQGGIRVANGRSMDEPRLFLIGYGPSQSTVGANRAGRDAVLAILSDPEPLGVGVVSA; this is encoded by the coding sequence ATGGATCCCGTCGATGTCCTGGTTATCGGCGCGGGCCAGGCGGGTCTCTCGGCGGCGTATCACCTGCAGCGGCGCGGGTTCGTGCCGGTGCGACGCGCCTCGGCGGGGGACCGGACGTTCGTCGTGCTCGATGCGGAGGAGGCCGCGGGCGGCGCGTGGCAGCACCGCTGGCCGTCGCTGAAGATGGGCAGCGTCAACGGCATCTACGAGCTTCCGGACTACGCCGTGCCCTCGGCGGACCCGCAGGACCCCAGCCGCGAGGTGTTGCCCGCCTACTTCGCCGCGTACGAGCAGCGGTTCGCGCTGGACGTGCGACGGCCGGTGCGGGTGCGCGCCGTGCGCCGGTCCACGCCGGACGACGACGCCGAAGACCGGCTGATCGTCGAAACGGACGGGGGAACATGGGCCGCGCGTTACGTCATCAACGCCACCGGCACCTGGACCCGGCCGTTCCGGCCGCACTACCCGGGGGCGGCGGACTTCCGGGGGCGCCAGCTGCACGTGCAGGAATACGTCAGCGCCGAGGAGTTCGCCGGACAGCGCGTCGTCATCGTCGGCGCCGGGGTCTCCGCTTTGCAACTGCTCGACGAGGTCTCGGTGGTCACCGACACCTTCTGGGTGACCCGCTCCGAGCCGGTGTGGGAGGACGACCTGTCGCCCGAGAAACTGTCCGCGGCCGTGGCCGGTGTCGAGGAACGCGTCCGGCAGGGCCTGCCGCCGACGAGCATTGTCCGGGTCACCGGGATGCACCGCGGCCCGTGGGTGCAGCGCGCCGAGGAGCGCGGCGCGCTGGTGCGGCACCCGATGTTCACCCGCATCGAAGAGCGCGGGGTTCGCATGCCCGACGGCTCCTTTGAACCCGCCGACGTCATCCTGTGGGCCACCGGGTTTCGCGCCGCGGTCAAACACCTTGCGCCGCTGCGGTTGCGGACCCCGCAGGGCGGCATCCGCGTCGCCAACGGCAGGTCGATGGACGAGCCGCGGCTGTTCCTGATCGGCTACGGCCCCTCGCAGTCCACCGTCGGGGCCAACCGCGCGGGCCGCGACGCGGTGCTGGCGATCCTGTCGGACCCGGAACCGCTTGGCGTCGGGGTTGTTTCAGCGTGA
- a CDS encoding peptidoglycan recognition protein family protein, with protein MHERGPERTGRLLDTAVNRRKLLALAGAAGLSTALAGCAQRPEGARVVAVSPAASPLAQTMTPTTTELALEPVESTLPPAAVVADMICRDGWRAQSPTGSGVEHTITKMTIHHTGTALGDNRNAPSRLLQHQRLHQNDRGWIDIAYHVGVDRNGNIYELRDWRVKGDTATEYNPEGHFLVLCEGNFDEEAVTPEQLEGAAKAFAWAASTFNVSLDELKGHRDFAATACPGADLYSKVKSGELKGLVTDLLARGPVELREICGPEAAERVAAIEAGT; from the coding sequence GTGCACGAACGCGGTCCTGAACGGACTGGGCGGCTTCTCGACACCGCGGTGAACCGCCGAAAACTGCTGGCCTTGGCGGGCGCAGCGGGGTTGTCGACCGCCTTGGCTGGGTGCGCGCAGCGCCCTGAGGGGGCGCGGGTCGTCGCTGTCAGCCCGGCCGCGAGCCCACTCGCCCAAACCATGACTCCCACAACCACCGAGCTTGCTCTCGAACCCGTCGAGTCGACTCTGCCGCCGGCGGCGGTCGTGGCGGACATGATCTGTCGCGACGGCTGGCGCGCGCAGTCGCCCACTGGGTCAGGCGTCGAGCACACGATCACCAAAATGACGATCCACCACACCGGCACGGCATTGGGTGACAATCGCAACGCGCCGTCGCGACTTCTTCAGCATCAACGGCTTCACCAAAACGATCGCGGCTGGATCGACATCGCCTACCACGTCGGTGTCGACCGCAATGGAAACATCTATGAACTCCGAGACTGGCGCGTCAAAGGCGACACTGCTACCGAGTACAACCCGGAGGGCCATTTCCTCGTCCTCTGCGAGGGCAATTTCGATGAAGAAGCGGTCACCCCCGAACAGTTGGAGGGTGCTGCCAAGGCTTTCGCCTGGGCGGCGTCCACGTTCAACGTAAGTCTCGACGAGCTCAAGGGGCACCGAGATTTCGCCGCCACCGCCTGCCCGGGAGCGGACCTGTATTCGAAGGTGAAATCCGGAGAACTCAAAGGTCTCGTCACCGACTTGCTGGCCAGGGGCCCTGTCGAATTACGCGAGATCTGCGGTCCCGAAGCAGCGGAACGAGTGGCGGCAATCGAGGCCGGCACCTAG
- a CDS encoding SDR family oxidoreductase: MSTAPLTGRRALVTGGTRGIGAQTVRRLVADGAAVAFTYSASKTDADRLVADVAAEGGTAVAIKADAADRVQVAAAVERAVAELGGLDVLVNNAAVAHMAPIEEFPAEQFDRLVAVNIGGMYWAVRTAVQHLGEGARIINIGSINADQIPSAGFSVYGLTKGAVASFTRGLARDLGPRGITVNNVQPGPINTDANPDNGDDFPESLKKMMALGRYGHVRDVAGVVSFLAGPESGFVTGANWNVDGGFTV; the protein is encoded by the coding sequence ATGAGCACAGCACCCTTGACCGGCCGGCGGGCACTGGTCACCGGAGGTACGCGCGGGATCGGCGCGCAGACCGTGCGGCGATTGGTGGCCGACGGCGCCGCGGTGGCCTTCACGTACTCGGCGTCGAAGACGGACGCCGACAGGTTGGTTGCCGACGTCGCGGCCGAGGGAGGGACGGCCGTCGCCATCAAGGCGGACGCCGCGGATCGTGTCCAGGTCGCCGCCGCGGTCGAGCGGGCCGTCGCCGAACTCGGCGGCCTCGATGTCCTGGTGAACAATGCCGCGGTCGCCCATATGGCGCCGATCGAGGAATTCCCGGCCGAGCAGTTCGACCGGCTCGTGGCGGTCAATATCGGCGGCATGTACTGGGCGGTCCGCACCGCGGTGCAGCATCTGGGCGAGGGGGCACGGATCATCAACATCGGCAGTATCAACGCCGATCAGATTCCGAGCGCGGGCTTTTCGGTGTACGGGCTGACGAAGGGTGCGGTCGCCTCATTCACCCGGGGGCTGGCCCGCGATCTCGGACCCCGCGGCATCACCGTCAACAACGTGCAGCCGGGACCGATCAACACCGATGCCAACCCCGACAACGGCGACGACTTCCCCGAAAGCCTGAAGAAGATGATGGCCCTCGGGCGCTACGGGCACGTGCGCGACGTCGCGGGCGTCGTGAGCTTCCTGGCCGGCCCGGAATCCGGATTCGTCACCGGAGCCAACTGGAACGTCGACGGTGGCTTCACCGTCTAG
- a CDS encoding type II toxin-antitoxin system VapC family toxin, giving the protein MKIVDANVLLYAVNSASPQHEASRRWLDGALSGSDTVGLAWVPLLAFVRLSTKTGLFPSPLPPADAMRQVVEWATAPGATTIAPTARHGDILHTLLAQLGTGGNIVSDAHLAALAIEHRASIVSYDNDFSRFDGVRWHTPDALVK; this is encoded by the coding sequence GTGAAAATTGTCGATGCGAACGTACTTCTGTACGCGGTGAACTCCGCAAGCCCGCAGCACGAGGCGAGTCGCCGTTGGCTAGATGGGGCCCTGTCCGGCTCGGACACCGTTGGCCTAGCGTGGGTGCCGCTGCTCGCCTTCGTTCGACTCAGCACGAAGACCGGCTTGTTCCCCTCCCCGCTGCCGCCGGCGGACGCGATGCGTCAGGTTGTTGAATGGGCCACCGCCCCGGGCGCGACGACTATCGCGCCTACCGCGCGGCATGGAGACATCCTGCACACCCTGCTCGCCCAGCTGGGGACCGGCGGAAACATCGTGAGCGACGCGCACCTGGCTGCGCTGGCCATCGAACATCGTGCGTCGATTGTCAGCTACGACAACGACTTCAGCCGGTTCGACGGCGTACGTTGGCACACCCCAGACGCGCTAGTCAAATGA
- a CDS encoding serine/threonine-protein kinase, whose product MPIAEGAVFAGYTIQRLLGSGGMGEVYLVQHPRLPRQEALKILPASVSADPDYRQRFAREADIVASLWHPHIVAVHDRGEHDGQLWLAMDYVEGTDASRLMRERYPHGLPPTDVIDIVTAVADALDYAHERFLLHRDVKPANILLGDLRHDERRIVLADFGIARGVDDSNGLTATNMTVGSVAYAAPEQLTGKALDGRADQYALAATAFHLLTGTVPFGNSNPAVVIGNHLSSPPPVLSTLRDDLGRMDSALATAMAKEPHHRFQTCREFAAALAGRATVIPVGGAAPAVSSYAATQLAPRTEPVMPESAPPQSSPAPPPEAGRPRQRTGLIVAAAAAALAAVGLVAFIGAKLAQSPADPSASTPSPSLLPPAWSETVDQPRTVTETAPPVTITQPNNPAPASPPPRPPVPPRTPAGGGGDLGLAQPMSRPSCNGQGIVVLGSVTTPGQYAAGVQRLLAAFPGASYLRTDQTCPSLRAATASGNPIYAVYRPAGNTTAGVCSAVRAAGGDAYGKWLDYTTDPSYRIPC is encoded by the coding sequence ATGCCCATTGCTGAAGGGGCGGTGTTTGCCGGCTACACCATTCAGCGCTTGTTGGGCAGCGGGGGGATGGGCGAGGTCTACCTCGTGCAACACCCCCGACTGCCCCGCCAGGAGGCGCTCAAGATCCTCCCGGCGAGCGTGAGCGCGGATCCGGACTACCGCCAACGGTTCGCGCGCGAAGCCGACATCGTCGCGTCGCTGTGGCACCCACACATCGTCGCTGTCCATGATCGCGGTGAGCACGACGGTCAGTTGTGGCTCGCGATGGACTACGTCGAGGGCACCGATGCTTCGCGACTGATGCGCGAACGCTATCCACATGGACTGCCACCTACCGACGTCATCGATATCGTCACCGCCGTTGCGGACGCCCTTGACTACGCCCACGAGCGGTTCCTGCTTCATCGGGATGTCAAACCCGCCAACATTCTCCTCGGCGACCTACGCCACGACGAAAGGCGCATAGTCCTAGCCGATTTCGGGATCGCTCGTGGTGTAGATGACAGCAACGGTCTGACCGCCACCAACATGACGGTGGGATCGGTGGCCTACGCCGCTCCGGAGCAACTCACCGGCAAGGCCCTCGACGGGCGTGCCGACCAGTACGCCTTGGCCGCTACTGCTTTTCATCTCCTCACCGGCACCGTCCCCTTCGGCAATTCGAACCCGGCCGTGGTGATCGGAAATCACCTCAGCTCGCCCCCGCCGGTATTGAGTACGTTGCGTGACGATCTCGGACGGATGGATTCGGCGCTCGCCACCGCGATGGCCAAGGAGCCGCACCATCGTTTCCAGACATGTCGCGAGTTCGCAGCCGCGCTGGCGGGTCGCGCCACCGTCATCCCGGTCGGCGGGGCCGCCCCGGCAGTCAGCTCGTACGCTGCCACGCAACTGGCACCGCGCACCGAACCGGTAATGCCGGAATCAGCACCGCCGCAGAGCTCGCCCGCCCCGCCACCGGAAGCAGGTCGTCCCCGGCAACGGACCGGACTGATCGTTGCGGCAGCCGCGGCAGCCCTGGCGGCTGTCGGACTCGTCGCATTCATCGGGGCCAAACTCGCCCAATCGCCGGCCGACCCGTCCGCCTCCACACCCTCACCGTCGTTACTCCCACCCGCCTGGTCTGAAACCGTCGATCAGCCGCGAACGGTGACAGAGACAGCGCCGCCAGTCACCATCACCCAGCCCAATAATCCAGCACCGGCTTCTCCCCCACCACGTCCGCCGGTACCGCCACGCACACCCGCAGGAGGCGGTGGCGATTTGGGCTTGGCCCAACCGATGAGCCGCCCCAGCTGCAACGGGCAGGGCATCGTCGTACTCGGATCCGTCACCACGCCCGGCCAATACGCCGCAGGCGTGCAACGGCTTCTAGCGGCGTTCCCAGGGGCGTCCTATCTTCGCACCGACCAAACCTGCCCGTCGCTGCGCGCCGCGACCGCAAGCGGCAACCCGATCTACGCCGTCTACCGACCCGCCGGAAACACGACCGCAGGGGTTTGCAGCGCCGTACGTGCTGCGGGCGGTGACGCATACGGGAAATGGCTGGACTACACCACAGATCCGAGTTACCGAATCCCCTGCTGA
- a CDS encoding antitoxin codes for MRTTVTLDDDTLALVQRRMRERGVSFKTALNDAIRDGALGQPRPVHFATRTADLGVPTVNLDRALQLAAELEDEELLRKQRRGA; via the coding sequence ATGCGTACGACAGTCACTCTTGACGATGACACGCTGGCGTTGGTTCAGCGGCGGATGCGCGAACGCGGCGTCTCTTTCAAGACCGCACTCAACGACGCGATCCGCGATGGCGCCCTTGGCCAACCACGTCCCGTCCACTTCGCTACCCGGACCGCCGATCTAGGGGTACCGACAGTGAATCTGGACCGCGCACTGCAACTCGCCGCCGAACTCGAAGACGAGGAACTACTGCGCAAGCAACGGCGTGGCGCGTGA
- the surE gene encoding 5'/3'-nucleotidase SurE → MRRALVTNDDGIDSPGLHALADAARAAGLEVIVAAPAEQSSGASAALSAIRRDGRTVVERRELPGLDVEAWAVHAQPGHIVAAALNGWFDPAPDLVLSGINHGANVGRAVLHSGTVGAALTAKINGTRAVAVSLDVALHPTGERHWAAAAGLLAPVLELVFDAPEDTVLSLNVPDRPGDELGPLRYARLARGGAVQTRVDEIRDGDLRLAEVEMSDEPEEGTDSALLAAGHPTLTALRSVDADDGDLVLDWLGTAASVDSR, encoded by the coding sequence GTGCGACGCGCACTGGTGACCAACGACGACGGGATCGACTCCCCCGGCCTGCACGCACTGGCCGACGCCGCGCGCGCGGCCGGACTGGAAGTGATCGTGGCTGCCCCGGCCGAGCAGTCCAGCGGCGCCAGCGCCGCGTTGAGCGCGATCCGCCGCGACGGCCGCACGGTGGTCGAACGCCGAGAGCTGCCAGGCCTCGATGTCGAGGCGTGGGCCGTGCACGCCCAGCCCGGACACATCGTCGCCGCGGCGCTCAACGGCTGGTTCGACCCGGCGCCGGATCTGGTGCTCTCGGGGATCAACCACGGCGCCAATGTCGGTCGGGCCGTGCTGCATTCGGGCACCGTGGGCGCCGCGCTGACCGCGAAGATCAACGGCACCCGGGCGGTGGCGGTGTCGTTGGATGTGGCGCTGCACCCCACCGGCGAGCGGCACTGGGCCGCCGCCGCGGGTCTGCTGGCGCCGGTGCTGGAGTTGGTGTTCGACGCCCCGGAGGACACCGTGTTGTCGCTCAACGTGCCCGATCGCCCGGGCGACGAACTCGGACCGCTGCGCTACGCGCGCCTGGCCCGCGGCGGCGCCGTGCAGACCCGAGTCGACGAGATCCGCGACGGTGACCTGCGGTTGGCCGAGGTCGAGATGTCAGATGAGCCCGAGGAGGGCACCGACAGTGCGCTGCTCGCCGCGGGACATCCCACCCTCACGGCGTTGCGGTCGGTCGATGCCGACGACGGGGACCTGGTGCTCGACTGGCTGGGGACAGCGGCCAGCGTCGACTCACGCTGA
- a CDS encoding ArsR/SmtB family transcription factor yields the protein MTEDDEDRADALFHALADRTRRDIMRRVLAGEHSVSALAANYEMSFAAVQKHVAVLEKAGLLTKQRSGREQLASGDVAAVRSVASMLTELEQIWRGRIARIDELIASDPTVKD from the coding sequence GTGACCGAGGACGACGAGGATCGGGCGGACGCCCTGTTTCACGCCCTCGCCGATCGGACCCGACGCGACATCATGCGCCGGGTGCTGGCCGGGGAACACTCGGTCTCGGCGCTCGCGGCGAACTACGAAATGAGTTTCGCTGCAGTGCAAAAGCACGTCGCCGTGCTGGAAAAGGCCGGCCTGCTCACCAAGCAACGCAGTGGCCGTGAGCAACTGGCCAGCGGCGACGTGGCCGCCGTGCGATCGGTGGCGTCCATGCTGACCGAGCTGGAGCAGATCTGGCGCGGTCGCATCGCCCGCATCGACGAACTCATCGCATCCGACCCGACCGTGAAGGACTGA
- a CDS encoding MalY/PatB family protein, which translates to MTPSPRVANPLEQLTIEQLRQRTSMKWTLYPPDVLPLWVAEMDVPLAEPIAEALHQAVARGDTGYPPGRRAYAEALAGFAARRWGWDGLTAQRTALVPDVMLGIVEVLRLVTAPGDAVVINSPVYPPFYAFITNAGRRVVEAPLDGTGRVDLAVLGEAFASAAKTSDRVAYLLCNPHNPTGVVHSADELGQIAALAHTHKVRVVADEIHAPLVLPGADFTPYLSVPGAEDAFAVVSASKAWNLAGLKAALAVAGPAAQADLDRMPEEVSHGPSHLGVLAHTVAFNEGEPWLDALLAGLAANRDLLGQLLTEHLPQVGYSPPQGTYLAWIDCRPLGFDDPDGADGPGIVSELAGPARVFLDRARVALSSGHVFGSGGAGHIRLNFATSPAILTEAVTRMGRSLRG; encoded by the coding sequence ATGACGCCGAGCCCGAGAGTCGCGAATCCCCTCGAGCAGCTGACCATCGAGCAGTTGCGGCAGCGGACCAGCATGAAGTGGACGTTGTATCCGCCCGACGTGCTGCCGCTGTGGGTCGCGGAGATGGACGTGCCGCTGGCCGAACCCATCGCCGAGGCACTGCATCAGGCGGTCGCGCGAGGCGACACCGGCTACCCGCCGGGCCGGCGCGCCTACGCCGAGGCACTGGCGGGCTTCGCCGCGCGGCGTTGGGGCTGGGATGGGCTGACGGCGCAGCGCACCGCGCTCGTACCGGATGTGATGCTCGGCATCGTCGAGGTGCTGAGGCTGGTCACCGCCCCCGGCGACGCGGTGGTGATCAACTCACCCGTCTACCCGCCGTTCTACGCGTTCATCACGAACGCGGGCCGCCGCGTGGTCGAGGCGCCCCTGGACGGGACCGGCCGCGTGGACCTGGCCGTCTTGGGGGAGGCGTTCGCGTCGGCCGCCAAGACCAGCGACCGGGTGGCCTACCTGTTGTGCAACCCGCACAACCCGACCGGGGTCGTCCACTCCGCCGACGAACTCGGACAGATCGCCGCACTCGCACACACGCACAAAGTCCGCGTCGTCGCCGACGAGATCCACGCGCCGCTGGTGCTACCCGGCGCCGACTTCACGCCGTATCTGAGCGTTCCGGGCGCCGAGGACGCCTTCGCCGTCGTCTCGGCCTCGAAGGCCTGGAACCTCGCCGGGCTCAAGGCCGCCCTCGCGGTCGCGGGCCCCGCCGCCCAGGCCGACCTCGACCGGATGCCCGAGGAGGTCAGCCACGGCCCCAGCCACCTCGGCGTCCTCGCGCACACGGTGGCGTTCAACGAGGGCGAGCCCTGGCTCGACGCACTACTCGCGGGCCTGGCGGCGAACCGCGACCTGTTGGGACAACTGCTCACCGAGCACCTACCGCAGGTCGGCTATTCACCGCCGCAAGGCACCTACCTCGCGTGGATCGACTGCCGCCCACTCGGTTTCGACGATCCCGACGGCGCCGACGGCCCCGGTATCGTCAGCGAACTCGCCGGCCCGGCGCGGGTGTTCCTCGACCGGGCCCGGGTGGCGCTCAGCTCCGGGCACGTCTTCGGCTCGGGCGGCGCCGGTCACATTCGACTGAACTTCGCCACCTCACCGGCGATCCTCACCGAGGCGGTCACCCGGATGGGCCGCTCACTCCGCGGGTAA